Genomic DNA from Thermodesulfobacteriota bacterium:
TCAAAAGGCCCTAGGTGTTAAATCCAAGCTTGCGGAGATGGGCTATAAGCCGGGCGACTACATATCTGTATATGGCGACAACTCACCTAACTGGGTGATTTCTTATATTGGGATTAATTTTCTAGGCGGAACTGTAATTCCGCTTGATGCCCTTCTTAGTGCACAGGACATTTTAAACTTTCTTGATTTCTCAAAGGCAAAAGCTGTAATAGCTGACAAAGTTCATATAGATGAGCTCACACAAGAGCTAAGTGGGCAGGAATCTGATGTTCGCATTATATCGATGGAAGAAATAGTAAATGAGCCGGGCTCAAGTGAGAGTTTAAACGCTTACGAAGTAGACCCCGATGATCTTCTGGCAATACTATTTACTTCCGGAACAACCGGCACCCCCAAAGGTGTTCAACTATCCAATTCAAATGTATTCACCAATGTCCAGGCAATACTAAAGGCTGTGGATGTCGGTCCTAAAGACAACATACTAAACATCTTGCCACTCCATCATGGCTACTCGTCAATAGTCGCACTTTTCCCACCGCTTTGGGCGGGGGCAACGGTAACATTTTCTGAATCTATTAAGAGCACAGACCTTATCGCGAGCATTAAAGAAACTGGCGTCACCATATTCCCGGGTGTGCCAAGACTGTTCGAGCTTTTATATAATGAAATTGAAAACAGAGTAAATCGTCTGTCATTTGGTCAGAAAATTATCTTCAACTCGCTCTTTAAGATATCTGAGACTGGATGGAAA
This window encodes:
- a CDS encoding AMP-binding protein, translating into MLAKQLKYWADKQPEKIALQIRDAQGQYQKVTYGDLYQKALGVKSKLAEMGYKPGDYISVYGDNSPNWVISYIGINFLGGTVIPLDALLSAQDILNFLDFSKAKAVIADKVHIDELTQELSGQESDVRIISMEEIVNEPGSSESLNAYEVDPDDLLAILFTSGTTGTPKGVQLSNSNVFTNVQAILKAVDVGPKDNILNILPLHHGYSSIVALFPPLWAGATVTFSESIKSTDLIASIKETGVTIFPGVPRLFELLYNEIENRVNRLSFGQKIIFNSLFKISETGWKSSNIRLGKLFFGKIHQPFGDQFRFFTSGGAKLDP